TACACCCTTTGCAATGGCACAAAACTTACCAATAATGAGCTGATCACCAATAACCTCATAATGATGTGTGACGTGTTCCTCAAATTTTTCTGCGCCATTCACATCATCATAATAGCTATAATCTCCTACGATAATATGAGGTCGAGTAATCGTATTCTTTATAAAACAAACACTTTTTGTTGCTGGATTGGGATAAATATCATTCGGGTTCGGACCGTATTGCATTCGTTTTTCCTCCCATTTTACGTTTTTTGAATGCCTCAGTGCCTTGCAGGCCTCATTATGAACCCTTTTCATTGCGTCTAAGGGGAAACAAAAAACCCCCATTCATTCAGAATTGGCGGCATTAAAAATAGAAGGGTACACAAAAAGAGACTAAACTCCTTTAGATCCAACTACAGAAAGCCAATCCTATTCTGAAAAACGACAATTAAAGGCATCATCAATGAAGCAGAGATTGTCTGCTAAGCACCTTAAATTGTTTGTTTTCATCAATAGGATTAATACTTCATGTAATTGGTTCACCCTTCCTCTTGTCTAAAGTTATTTCAAACTATACTTTGAATGCTATGCCATTGTCAACTGTTGGAATGACTCAATCTGAGAGTGGCGTTCCTGTAAGCTTTGCCTAGAAATCGCTCTAACTGAATCATCGCTTTTTACATACGTTCGTTCAGTAGTACCTTTCTTTCTACTCTTGAAAACCCATTATGTGACGAATGTCTGTAAAATTGTGCTCCACGCAAAACTGTATCGAACACTCTTGATTTGCATAGTGCCTTTCTCTTCGTTATGCTATTTTTGTAAATACTTGGTCATGGCTATCTCATCCTAAAATGAGGGATGAATATAAATTTCAAACAATTCCGACGTATCATCATGTGGATACTCTTAACATTCGGGGTAGGAATACTGATACTTATCCAAATCGTCAGTGGTAAAGGAATGACGGAATGGCAAGACCCCATGACACAAACTGTTTGCGTTTACTTAATTTTAGTTTTTATGTATAGCCTCGTTCTTAACGTTGTTCCAATGGTATGGAATCATTTCAAGAAAAAATGAATTGTCGTAACGAGTGCTCACTTAAGCGGACCAATGCTCCATTCAAGAAAAGTTAAAAACACATGGGGTTAACGGCATGTTCTTCCTAAGAAACGAAATTCATATTTCTGAGCAATCATAGCACAGACCGTACCGTGGCCTGTGCTACTAAGCTTATATCCGTTCTTCGTTCATTGGCTGTTATGAAGCATCCATTTCAAAACTTAAGTTTAATAACGGACCATGCTGCTGAGCCCCATAGACATCCGTTTCTCCTAAGTCACCTGCTACGCGAGGTCTTACAATCGTCGCTTTGATTGCATTTGCAGGCTCAAACTCGACGAGAGAGATCACCTGCTCAACTGGTATTTTGTATAACGAAGCAATGAGCTCTTTTGTGATCGTCTTACTTTCTTTCACCTGCGTAAAAATATGTTGATCCTTGAAGATGATATCTAGCGTTAATTCATAAGGTCCCGCGTTTTTGCTGCGAATGACACTCGCTAACTCTTTAATGTTTTTCATCGTTTTAGGCATGAATGTTCACCCCAATCAGCTGATATTCGACAGGAAAAATGTCATAAGGGTCATCTACCTCAAGTAAATGATGGACGTTGAATTGGTAAACGACTCCTGCTTGAAAGTCAGAAGGAGAATATGGAAAAGCCAAGTTTCCAGCTGTTGCAATTCGATCTGGATACCCGAAATGCAGCATGGTAGAGCGTGCAAAACTACAAACTGCATTTGCCATTTCTTCTGTATCTGCCACAGCTTCGATAATGATCCCTACTTCTGTCGGCTGAGCTTCCACTTCTGGCTCGAGCTCTTTCATGACGCCGCCTTTGCCATAAATGTTAAAAAGCAGCTCATAATGGACATCAATGGAGCTAAAATGATCGTTTACTTGCTCTCGTACTCCCGCGATAATGGCATCGAGTTGACTGATAAAAATAGGATCTCTGGCCCCTGCAATCGAAACCGTCCGGTAACCAATAGGTTTCGCTCCTTCTAATTTAACTGTATATTGTTGATCTTCAACATATTGACTACCGGATACTTTAACTACCCTGTCAGAATGCTGCTCAAATTTCGTTTCATGAAGGTCTAAATATCCCCCAGGACCAGGAAGAATATATGGGTTCGTTTTTTCATACAAAGTATGAGCAGCTACAGAGGTCGTTGTACACTTTCGATTTGGGTTTAATGGTTCAATTAAAAAGTGGTCTTGCCTCAAGTAACCCATCATGCAATCACTGCCACTGCCGGGGAGCGCAGCAATTGAAGCACATTCAAGGATTTTACCCATATGAATCGCTAAGCCTTTATCAAATCCCTCTTTAATAGCATTTGCTGAAAAAACCGTCGGATCGTACGCTCTGCCTGCAATGATGACCTCAGCCCCTTCATCAAGTGCCTTCATGATCGGTTCGACCCCAATTTGACC
The Litoribacterium kuwaitense DNA segment above includes these coding regions:
- a CDS encoding acyclic terpene utilization AtuA family protein, with amino-acid sequence MNEMRVLSPTAILGYGFPASSFEAGLEKNPHVIAVDAGSIDPGPYYLGSGQSFTDRTAVKRDLAFMLEAGIKRNIPVIVGTAGGAGAEPHLQWCVDIVLEIANEKKLHFKMATIQSQMDKNVLKEKINAEKIKVLPPGNPLRVEDIEQSSHIVGQIGVEPIMKALDEGAEVIIAGRAYDPTVFSANAIKEGFDKGLAIHMGKILECASIAALPGSGSDCMMGYLRQDHFLIEPLNPNRKCTTTSVAAHTLYEKTNPYILPGPGGYLDLHETKFEQHSDRVVKVSGSQYVEDQQYTVKLEGAKPIGYRTVSIAGARDPIFISQLDAIIAGVREQVNDHFSSIDVHYELLFNIYGKGGVMKELEPEVEAQPTEVGIIIEAVADTEEMANAVCSFARSTMLHFGYPDRIATAGNLAFPYSPSDFQAGVVYQFNVHHLLEVDDPYDIFPVEYQLIGVNIHA
- a CDS encoding DUF4387 domain-containing protein; the protein is MPKTMKNIKELASVIRSKNAGPYELTLDIIFKDQHIFTQVKESKTITKELIASLYKIPVEQVISLVEFEPANAIKATIVRPRVAGDLGETDVYGAQQHGPLLNLSFEMDAS